A genomic stretch from Hemibagrus wyckioides isolate EC202008001 linkage group LG18, SWU_Hwy_1.0, whole genome shotgun sequence includes:
- the LOC131369171 gene encoding protein transport protein Sec16B-like: MSMLIMSNGAEVFVPFPEKQEAEDYSCSTGNSVVLQCDEKYLSAGEVLAFPGPLLRADMQKDKLMRFIKQKCQECLLHLDEPQQQKSFFFWSIMERFCNSNGSVMMSEIAVLLFSGYSLLRKKLGRAKNQEQWCLPLAKLLCSAAPEEQLREDIIKMGNDFASRNWTYAADICFVLAQVELESNQSYKLIGCDSLPQDKPALMEALERTEVYEYVLSLTSGFGQTCFQGLKFFYAFELYELGHSAQALQYCETMAAELIRCPSRAHNELIKTLSALSRVLLKEVKNEEIEWLTKLQQLEESQNEALPQFHPSQHSEVDSLYTISELLGKGGFGSVYAGVRKTDGKQVAVKCVAKDTCQKYITLVSKFTEQIYTKAMFVFTYCY, from the exons ATGTCGATGCTTATAATGAGCAACGGTGCTGAGGTTTTTGTGCCTTTTCCTGAAAAACAAGAAGCTGAGGATTATTCATGCAGTACAG GAAACTCTGTGGTCCTGCAGTGTGATGAGAAATACCTGTCTGCTGGAGAGGTCTTAGCATTCCCAGGTCCTCTGTTGAG ggctGATATGCAGAAGGACAAGCTGATGAGGTTTATCAAGCAGAAATGTCAGGAGTGTTTGCTCCACCTGGATGAACCCCAGCAACAGAAATCCTTCTTTTTCTGGTCTATTATGGAGCGCTTCTGTAATAGCAATGGA AGTGTAATGATGTCTGAAATAGCTGTGCTGCTCTTCAGTGGCTATAGCCTTCTGAGGAAAAAG CTGGGACGTGCGAAGAACCAGGAGCAGTGGTGCCTTCCTCTGGCGAAGCTTTTATGCTCTGCTGCACCAGAAGAGCAGCTCAGAGAAGACATTATTAAAATGGGAAATGATTTTG cTTCCAGAAATTGGACATATGCAGCAGATATCTGCTTCGTGCTGGCTCAGGTGGAGCTGGAATCAAACCAAAGCTATAAACTAATCGGATGTGATag TTTGCCACAGGATAAACCAGCCCTGATGGAAGCACTGGAGAGAACTGAGGTGTACGAGTATGTGCTGTCTCTGACCTCAGGCTTTGGGCAGACATGCTTCCAG ggTTTGAAGTTCTTTTATGCCTTTGAGCTCTATGAGCTCGGACATTCTGCTCAGGCGCTGCAGTACTGCGAGACCATGGCTGCAGAACTCATCCGTTGTCCTTCACGCGCCCATAATGAACTGATAAAGACACTCAGCGCG CTCAGTCGTGTACTGCTGAAAGAGgtgaaaaatgaagaaattgAGTGGCTGACAAAACTTCAGCAGCTGGAAGAGTCTCAGAATGAAGCTCTGCCCCAGTTCCACCCTTCACAACACA gtgaAGTTGATTCACTCTACACTATAAGTGAGCTGCTAGGGAAAGGAGGATTTGGCTCTGTCTACGCCGGAGTCCGTAAAACAGATGgaaaacag GTGGCCGTTAAATGTGTAGCCAAAGATACCTGCCAGAAGTACATCACCTTGGTAAGTAAATTCACAGAGCAGATCTACACCAAGGCCATGTTTGTGTTTACTTACTGCTACTAA
- the LOC131369168 gene encoding serine/threonine-protein kinase pim-1-like, whose protein sequence is MVMVSKPYCENVVELLEWFETSEFFILVLERPEYCMDLYKYCRLRDGKLSELESRFIMKQVVKAARHCCDRGVFHRDIKPENILIDTGSLEVKLIDFGCGDLLKDEVYTTYIGQFTYRDDPVQDVVENGVF, encoded by the coding sequence ATGGTAATGGTGTCGAAACCTTACTGTGAGAACGTGGTGGAGCTGCTAGAATGGTTCGAGACGTCCGAGTTCTTCATCCTGGTGCTGGAGCGACCCGAATACTGCATGGACCTTTATAAGTACTGTCGTCTTCGAGACGGTAAGCTGTCTGAATTAGAGTCTCGGTTTATCATGAAGCAGGTGGTCAAGGCCGCCCGTCACTGCTGTGATCGTGGCGTTTTTCACCGCGACATCAAGCCAGAGAATATTCTCATCGATACCGGTTCGCTGGAGGTGAAGCTAATCGACTTTGGCTGTGGCGACCTGCTCAAGGACGAGGTCTACACCACATACATAGGTCAGTTCACATACAGAGACGATCCGGTTCAGGATGTGGTGGAGAATGGTGTTTTCTGA
- the chek1 gene encoding serine/threonine-protein kinase Chk1: protein MAVPFVQDWDLVQTLGEGAYGEVRLLVNRKTEEAVAVKVVDMSTAKDCMDNVKKEVCVHKMLSHPNIVRFYGHRSEGSIHYIFLEYCSGGELFDRIEPDVGMPEKDAHRFFQQLIAGVEYLHSIGITHRDIKPENILLDDKDNLKITDFGLATMFRHRGRERKLARLCGTLPYVAPELMSRSEFNAQPADIWACGIVLTAMLAGELPWDQPSESCQEYSDWLQRKTYLTPWKKIDSMPLGLLTKILLHSPEERITIPEIKKHRWFSRSFKSGGKRQPDIHGPLTKMLRSDSERLQLAQTNSGERVQISSSQPEPQGLWEVREDVVHTEGAQVSFSQPACPDHMLLGSQLLGTPGASQNPWQRLVRRMTRFFTTLKAEASCTALRDTCINLGYTWKQSCTNQATVSTLDRRNNKLIFKIHFLEMEERILVDFRLSRGDGLEFKTIFVNLKQKLSDIISNQRVPVVFT from the exons ATGGCCGTGCCTTTTGTTCAGGACTGGGATCTGGTGCAGACACTAGGAGAAGGCGCTTATGGCGA GGTACGCCTGCTGGTCAACAGGAAGACGGAGGAGGCGGTGGCGGTGAAAGTGGTGGACATGTCCACTGCCAAGGACTGCATGGACAATGTAAAGAAAGAAGTGTGCGTGCACAAGATGCTGTCCCACCCCAATATAGTGCGCTTCTATGGGCACAGGAGCGAGGGGTCCATCCATTATATCTTCCTGGAGTATTGCAGTGGCGGAGAGCTGTTTGATCGAATAG AGCCGGATGTGGGAATGCCGGAAAAAGACGCTCACAGGTTTTTTCAGCAGCTAATAGCTGGAGTG GAATATCTCCACAGTATCGGAATCACACACCGAGACATCAAGCCAGAAAACATCCTGTTAGATGACAAAG ATAATCTGAAGATCACAGATTTTGGCCTGGCCACCATGTTCCGGCACCGTGGCCGCGAGCGTAAGTTGGCACGTCTGTGCGGCACACTGCCCTACGTGGCCCCAGAGCTGATGTCCCGCTCCGAGTTTAACGCCCAGCCTGCAGACATTTGGGCCTGTGGCATCGTTCTCACCGCCATGCTGGCTGGAG agttacCATGGGACCAACCGAGTGAGAGCTGTCAGGAGTATTCAGACTGGCTGCAGAGGAAAACCTACCTTACACCATGGAAGAAAATTGATTCCATGCCTCTTG GTCTGTTAACAAAGATACTGCTCCATAGTCCTGAGGAGCGGATCACCATTCCTGAGATCAAAAAGCACAGATGGTTCAGCAGGAGCTTCAAATCAG GGGGAAAACGCCAGCCTGACATCCACGGTCCGCTAACCAAGATGCTGCGCTCTGACTCGGAGAGATTACAGCTAGCACAAACTAACAG TGGCGAGAGGGTGCAGATCTCCAGCTCTCAGCCAGAGCCACAGGGCTTGTGGGAGGTCAGAGAGGACGTGGTGCACACTGAAGGAGCTCAGGTCAGCTTTTCCCAGCCTGCCTGCCCTGATCACATGCTGTTAGGAAGTCAGCTGCTGGGCACACCGGGTGCTAGCCAG AACCCATGGCAGAGGTTAGTGAGGAGGATGACCAGATTCTTCACTACCCTGAAGGCAGAGGCATCCTGCACAGCCCTGCGTGACACCTGTATTAATCTGGGCTACACATGGAAACAGAGTTGCACCAACCAG GCGACAGTGTCCACTCTGGATCGCCGTAACAACAAACTGATCTTCAAAATCCACTTCTTGGAAATGGAGGAACGTATTCTTGTCGATTTCAGACTGTCGAGG GGTGATGGCCTGGAATTCAAAACAATATTTGTGAATCTTAAACAGAAGCTGTCGGACATCATAAGTAACCAAAGGGTTCCTGTAGTTTTCACATGA